A single genomic interval of Daucus carota subsp. sativus chromosome 1, DH1 v3.0, whole genome shotgun sequence harbors:
- the LOC108222866 gene encoding thaumatin-like protein 1b isoform X1 produces MGFFLFTIAILATLSSITEVDSTSFRIVNQCRYTVWPGILTGADRPVINPTGFALKPGKSKTIPAPNSWSGRIWGRTLCSTDRTGKFACLTADCGSGKVECLGSGAIPPASLAEFTLNGDSGLDFYDVSLVDGYNLPMLVVAKGGKSGGCASTGCLADLNNGCPIELRVSSGKRGVACKSACEAFGDPMFCCSEGFNTPDTCRPSVYAQYFKHACPRSYSYAYDDKTSTFTCRGADYMIIFCPKPHTSQKLLGRRKEVADLPLINQTMMSIGRRHAKGESR; encoded by the exons ATGGGTTTCTTTCTATTCACCATCGCAATCCTCGCCACTCTTTCATCTATCACAG AAGTGGACTCAACATCGTTTAGAATAGTTAACCAGTGTAGATACACTGTCTGGCCGGGAATTCTCACCGGCGCCGACCGGCCCGTCATAAACCCCACAGGGTTTGCTCTAAAACCCGGAAAATCGAAAACCATACCCGCCCCGAATTCTTGGTCGGGTCGGATCTGGGGTCGGACCCTTTGCTCCACTGATCGGACTGGCAAGTTCGCTTGCCTCACCGCCGACTGTGGCTCCGGTAAAGTCGAGTGTCTCGGCAGTGGGGCCATCCCTCCTGCTAGTCTTGCTGAGTTCACTCTTAATGGTGACTCGGGTCTTGACTTTTATGATGTCAGCTTGGTTGATGGGTATAATTTGCCGATGCTGGTGGTTGCCAAAGGGGGGAAGAGTGGGGGGTGTGCTTCGACAGGGTGTTTGGCTGATTTGAACAATGGGTGTCCGATTGAGTTGAGGGTTTCGAGTGGGAAGAGAGGTGTGGCCTGTAAGAGTGCTTGTGAGGCTTTTGGCGATCCCATGTTTTGTTGTAGTGAGGGGTTCAATACTCCCGATACTTGTAGACCTTCGGTTTATGCTCAGTATTTTAAACATGCTTGTCCGAGATCTTATAGTTATGCTTATGATGATAAGACCAGTACTTTTACTTGTCGTGGTGCTGATTATATGATCATCTTTTGCCCGAAGCCTCACACAAG TCAAAAGTTACTGGGAAGAAGAAAGGAAGTCGCTGATCTGCCATTGATCAACCAAACCATGATGTCCATTGGAAGGCGTCATGCAAAAGGTGAGTCGAGATAA
- the LOC108201159 gene encoding protein NUCLEAR FUSION DEFECTIVE 4 gives MAFKYSPASPAGKWLGFVTAVWVQAISGNNYTFSNYSDALKSLMSLTQLELNNLSVAKDVGKAFGILAGLGSDRLSPPVLLLIGSLMGLVGYGAQWLVISGRILPLPYWAMCVFLCMGGNSTTWMNTAILVTCIRNFRKTRGPVTGILKGYVGLSTAIFTDLCASLFSDDPATFVLMLAIIPFVVCLTAILFLREIPPSSTSKEDKQEVKFFGIFNVVAVIIALYLLAFDVSGPHGSMLSQAFAIILLILIASPLCVPVYLMLQNSIRSNDSTISNTENNVTEPLLVQEKAEVERTPETTVAEVVVEEETEKIQPVIGEEHTIMEALKTVDFWILFSSFLCGVGTGLAVINNMGQMGLALGYADVSMFVSLTSIWGFFGRILSGSVSEYFIKKAGTPRPIWNAASQILMCVGYILMAMALPGSLYVGSIVVGVCYGVRLAITVPTASELFGLKYYGLIYNILILNLPLGSFLFSGMLAGFLYDSQATPTAGGGNTCIGAHCYRLVFIVMAITCVIGFGLDVLLTFRTKSVYSKIYTSKKGKKSVTLS, from the exons ATGGCTTTTAAATATTCTCCGGCATCTCCCGCCGGAAAATGGCTAGGCTTCGTTACCGCCGTTTGGGTCCAAGCCATCTCAGGCAACAACTACACATTCTCCAACTACTCTGACGCTCTCAAGTCACTCATGTCATTAACTCAGCTGGAGCTAAACAATCTCTCCGTTGCTAAAGACGTCGGAAAAGCGTTTGGAATACTCGCCGGACTTGGCTCCGACCGCCTGTCACCGCCAGTGTTGCTTCTCATTGGGTCTCTTATGGGCCTTGTTGGGTATGGGGCTCAATGGCTTGTCATTAGTGGACGCATTCTGCCTCTTCCTTATTGGGCG ATGTGTGTATTTCTGTGTATGGGAGGAAACAGCACAACTTGGATGAACACTGCAATTCTGGTTACATGTATTCGGAACTTTAGGAAAACGAGGGGTCCAGTTACGGGAATTCTTAAAGGCTATGTTGGATTAAGCACAGCTATATTCACAGATTTATGTGCTTCATTATTCTCAGATGATCCTGCAACTTTTGTTCTAATGCTTGCAATTATTCCTTTTGTTGTCTGCTTGACTGCCATTCTATTCCTTCGCGAAATTCCACCATCTTCCACTTCGAAAGAAGATAAACAGGAAGtgaaattttttggaattttcaaTGTTGTTGCTGTGATAATAGCTCTTTATCTGCTTGCTTTTGATGTTAGTGGTCCACATGGAAGCATGTTATCCCAAGCATTTGCTATCATACTTCTCATTCTTATAGCCTCACCTTTATGTGTTCCCGTGTACCTTATGTTACAAAATTCAATCCGGTCTAACGATTCAACAATTTCAAACACTGAAAATAATGTGACTGAGCCGCTTTTAGTGCAAGAGAAGGCAGAGGTAGAGAGAACGCCGGAGACAACTGTGGCAGAGGTGGTTGTGGAGGAGGAGACTGAGAAAATCCAGCCAGTGATTGGAGAAGAGCACACTATAATGGAGGCATTAAAGACGGTTGATTTCTGGATattattttcttcatttttgTGTGGAGTAGGGACTGGCTTGGCAGTGATAAATAACATGGGACAGATGGGACTGGCTCTTGGATACGCTGATGTCTCGATGTTTGTTTCGCTTACTAGCATCTGGGGATTTTTCGGGCGGATTCTTTCTGGTTCAGTTTCAGAGTACTTCATCAA GAAAGCTGGAACACCAAGGCCTATCTGGAATGCAGCTTCTCAAATTTTAATGTGTGTAGGATACATTTTGATGGCTATGGCTTTGCCAGGTTCTCTTTATGTTGGCTCAATTGTAGTAGGAGTATGTTACGGAGTCCGCCTGGCTATCACAGTTCCTACTGCTTCAGAGCTGTTTGGGCTGAAGTACTATGGTCTGATCTACAATATCCTAATCCTCAACCTTCCGCTTGGCTCTTTTCTGTTCTCCGGAATGCTTGCTGGTTTCTTGTATGATTCACAGGCTACACCTACTGCTGGAGGCGGAAACACATGCATAGGGGCTCACTGTTACAGGCTAGTGTTTATTGTCATGGCCATAACATGCGTTATTGGATTTGGTTTAGATGTTTTACTCACTTTTAGAACAAAAAGTGTCTATTCGAAGATTTATACTAGCAAGAAGGGGAAGAAGTCAGTGACCTTATCTTAG
- the LOC108222866 gene encoding thaumatin-like protein 1b isoform X2, with protein sequence MGFFLFTIAILATLSSITEVDSTSFRIVNQCRYTVWPGILTGADRPVINPTGFALKPGKSKTIPAPNSWSGRIWGRTLCSTDRTGKFACLTADCGSGKVECLGSGAIPPASLAEFTLNGDSGLDFYDVSLVDGYNLPMLVVAKGGKSGGCASTGCLADLNNGCPIELRVSSGKRGVACKSACEAFGDPMFCCSEGFNTPDTCRPSVYAQYFKHACPRSYSYAYDDKTSTFTCRGADYMIIFCPKPHTSQKLLGRRKEVADLPLINQTMMSIGRRHAKG encoded by the exons ATGGGTTTCTTTCTATTCACCATCGCAATCCTCGCCACTCTTTCATCTATCACAG AAGTGGACTCAACATCGTTTAGAATAGTTAACCAGTGTAGATACACTGTCTGGCCGGGAATTCTCACCGGCGCCGACCGGCCCGTCATAAACCCCACAGGGTTTGCTCTAAAACCCGGAAAATCGAAAACCATACCCGCCCCGAATTCTTGGTCGGGTCGGATCTGGGGTCGGACCCTTTGCTCCACTGATCGGACTGGCAAGTTCGCTTGCCTCACCGCCGACTGTGGCTCCGGTAAAGTCGAGTGTCTCGGCAGTGGGGCCATCCCTCCTGCTAGTCTTGCTGAGTTCACTCTTAATGGTGACTCGGGTCTTGACTTTTATGATGTCAGCTTGGTTGATGGGTATAATTTGCCGATGCTGGTGGTTGCCAAAGGGGGGAAGAGTGGGGGGTGTGCTTCGACAGGGTGTTTGGCTGATTTGAACAATGGGTGTCCGATTGAGTTGAGGGTTTCGAGTGGGAAGAGAGGTGTGGCCTGTAAGAGTGCTTGTGAGGCTTTTGGCGATCCCATGTTTTGTTGTAGTGAGGGGTTCAATACTCCCGATACTTGTAGACCTTCGGTTTATGCTCAGTATTTTAAACATGCTTGTCCGAGATCTTATAGTTATGCTTATGATGATAAGACCAGTACTTTTACTTGTCGTGGTGCTGATTATATGATCATCTTTTGCCCGAAGCCTCACACAAG TCAAAAGTTACTGGGAAGAAGAAAGGAAGTCGCTGATCTGCCATTGATCAACCAAACCATGATGTCCATTGGAAGGCGTCATGCAAAAG GGTAA
- the LOC135149290 gene encoding thaumatin-like protein 1, producing MDLLKLFLALALLSRGTFGATFTFVNRCEYKVWPGILANAGTAPLESTGFELAQDTSRSFQAPTGWSGRFWGRTGCKFDGSGSGSCSTGDCGSGQVECNGAGASPPATLAEFTLGTGSQDFYDVSLVDGYNVAMIIEGSGGSGMCASTGCVTDLNRQCPAELRVSEGDACKSACEAFGSPEYCCSGAYNTPATCKPSVYAEMFKMACPRSYSYAYDDPTSTFTCTGADYTVTFCPNMPSQKSSRESAPTTTIPTPTTTVGDATPTTTTNGDGSSSVTGGDAGLQSGTMGGSSTSSGSGTDGAVMADDGSWLAGLAMGDSTRSNHLHFTLHFLFIALCCFSFLL from the exons ATGGATCTGTTGAAGCTCTTTCTTGCTCTTGCACTGCTTTCCAGAG GTACATTTGGAGCCACATTTACATTTGTAAACAGATGCGAGTACAAAGTCTGGCCCGGCATTCTTGCAAATGCAGGCACAGCCCCTCTCGAAAGCACCGGTTTTGAGCTAGCCCAGGACACTTCACGCTCTTTCCAAGCTCCAACCGGCTGGTCCGGCCGCTTCTGGGGTCGAACCGGCTGCAAATTCGACGGATCCGGTTCAGGCTCCTGCTCAACCGGAGATTGTGGGTCAGGCCAAGTAGAATGCAACGGCGCCGGAGCTTCACCGCCGGCCACCCTAGCTGAGTTCACACTTGGGACCGGCAGTCAAGACTTCTATGACGTCAGCTTGGTGGACGGGTACAACGTGGCCATGATAATCGAAGGGAGCGGCGGGTCGGGTATGTGCGCTTCGACCGGGTGCGTCACGGATCTGAACCGGCAATGCCCGGCTGAGTTGAGAGTGAGTGAGGGCGACGCGTGTAAGAGTGCGTGTGAAGCGTTCGGGAGTCCAGAGTACTGTTGTAGCGGCGCGTATAATACACCGGCTACTTGTAAGCCGTCGGTTTATGCGGAGATGTTCAAGATGGCTTGTCCGAGATCTTACAGTTATGCTTATGATGATCCAACCAGCACGTTCACTTGCACTGGCGCTGATTACACCGTCACGTTTTGCCCCAACATGCCTAG TCAAAAATCATCAAGAGAATCAGCACCAACAACCACCATTCCAACACCAACAACAACAGTAGGTGACGCCACtcctacaacaacaacaaatgGTGATGGGTCATCATCAGTCACGGGTGGTGATGCAGGGTTACAGTCAGGCACAATGGGTGGTTCGAGTACATCATCAGGGTCAGGAACTGATGGTGCAGTGATGGCTGATGATGGGTCATGGCTAGCTGGTTTGGCCATGGGTGACTCCACAAGGAGTAATCATTTGCATTTCACTTTACATTTTCTCTTTATTGCATTGTGTTGTTTCAGCTTTTTGTTGTAA